Proteins encoded by one window of Channa argus isolate prfri chromosome 13, Channa argus male v1.0, whole genome shotgun sequence:
- the nsfl1c gene encoding NSFL1 cofactor p47, which produces MASQEESVREFVAVTDVDEERARFFLESAGWNLQLALASFFEDGADDDIVTLPQPEGGSSVSRSAGPGTQPRVTSFRDLMHEAEEESDEEEGQRFFAGGSERSGQQIVGPPKKKSSNEVVEDLFKGAREHGAVPLERSGKGLGESSKVRAFGGGGYRLGAAPEEESTYVAGERQGSKSHQDVHVVLKLWKTGFSLDNGELRNYTDPGNANFLEAIRRGEIPLELRQRSRGGQVNLDMEDHRDEDFVKLKMAFKAFEGEGQKLGSATPELVSVLTTSEQDQAANEAQARVSVNLDPSQPVTNIQIRLADGGKLVQKFNHTHRVSDLRQFVVAARPAMAAREFVLMTTFPNKELTDESQTLQQANLLNAVIVQRLQ; this is translated from the exons ATGGCGAGCCAAGAGGAGTCAGTGCGGGAGTTCGTTGCTGTTACCGATGTAGATGAGGAGAGAGCCCGCTTTTTCTTGGAGTCCGCCGGCTGGAATTTGCAA CTTGCGCTTGCCAGTTTCTTTGAGGATGGAGCTGATGATGACATAGTGACACTTCCTCAGCCTGAGGGAGGCTCCTCGGTGTCCCGGTCTGCAGGGCCAGG CACTCAGCCCAGAGTGACCTCCTTCAGAGATCTGATGCAtgaggcagaggaagagagTGATGAGGAGGAGGGCCAAAG GTTTTTTGCAGGTGGGTCAGAACGCAGTGGGCAGCAGATCGTCGGGCCCCCCAAGAAGAAAAGCTCAAATGAAGTGGTGGAGGATCTGTTTAAAGGAGCCAGGGAGCATGGAGCTGTGCCTCTGGAACGTAGTGGGAAAGGCCTTGGGGAATCCAGCAAAGTCAGG GcctttggtggtggtggttacAGGCTGGGAGCAGCACCTGAGGAGGAGTCAACTTATGTAGCTGGAGAGAGGCAAGGCTCCAAAAGCCACCAGGAT gtacATGTGGTGCTTAAACTGTGGAAGACAGGTTTCAGTCTGGATAATGGTGAACTTAGAAACTACACTGATCCGGGAAATGCCAACTTCCTAGAGGCAATCAGAAGAGG GGAGATTCCCCTGGAACTGAGACAGCGTTCTCGAGGGGGCCAGGTCAACCTGGACATGGAGGACCACAGAGATGAAGACTTTGTAAAACTCAAGATGGCCTTCAAGGCCTTTGAAGGTGAAGGACAGAAATTGGGAAG TGCCACCCCAGAGTTGGTTTCAGTTCTAACCACCAGTGAGCAGGACCAGGCTGCTAATGAGGCACAAGCCCGTGTGTCTGTCAACCTTGACCCCTCCCAACCTGTCACTAACATTCAGATCCGGCTGGCCGACGGTGGCAAGCTGGTCCAAAAGTTCAACCATACCCACAG GGTGTCTGACTTGCGCCAGTTTGTGGTGGCGGCCCGGCCTGCCATGGCCGCCAGAGAGTTTGTTCTCATGACAACCTTTCCAAACAAGGAGCTGACGGACGAGAGCCAGACGCTGCAGCAGGCCAATCTCCTCAATGCTGTCATTGTGCAGAGGCTTCAGTGA